Within Mycobacterium botniense, the genomic segment CCCAGCGAGCCGGCCGGCAAACGGTACCATCCCAGATCCACGTCTTTGGTGCACGCACCCAGCTGGTAGGAGAATCGGACCTCGTCTAAGGCGATCCCGAGGCAGTCGGCCATCATCCGCACCCCGTCTTCGAACACCCGCGTTCCCAGCTCCAGCAGGCGCGGGGTCTCGGGGTCGTCAACGGACCGGCCAAATCCGCAGTTCTTCCACGTCGGTGCGGAGTGGTGACAGGAGACATCCACCGATTCGATGCAGGTGACGTTTTGGATATCGGCGACGTCGGCGCTGTGCACGATTGTGAGGATCTGCGCCAGACCCGGATTCATTCCAGTCCCGTAAAAAGTTGAATTCCCGCGCAAGCACGCGGCTTGCAGGATCTCGGATTCGGTGCGGTCGTCGGGGAACCGGTGATTGTTGTCGCGGTGATGCCCGGTGACCCAGTCCGCGGTGGTGACGATATTGATACCCGCCTCGAGCACCCGCCGGTAGAGTGCGACATCCGGCCACACCCCGTGGAAGGTCACGCAGTGGGGACGGGCGGCGATGATCTGGTCGACCGACCCGGTGGCGATGACGCCGATGGGCCCGATCCCTGCGATCCGCCCGGCGTCCTGGCCGATTTTCTCAGGCGAATAGCAATGCAGTCCGACAAGTTCCAGTTCTGGATGGCGAGCTATCCGCTTGATCATTTCGGTGCCGACGTTCCCGGACGCCACCTGAAACACTCGCAGCGGCGCGGCCACAGCGCCTACCTGTCAGCGTCAGTGTAACGGATAATGCCGCGAATGTTCTTGCCGTCCAACATATCTTGGTAACCATCGTTGATCTGCTCCAGCTTGTACTGCCGGGTGATCATGTCGTCGAGGTTAAGTTTGCCCGCCTGGTACATCGACAACAACTGCGGAATGTCGTACTGCGGGTTACCGCCACCGAAGATGGTGCCTTGCAGGTTCTTCTGCATCAGGGTCAGCATCGCGAGGTTTAGCGTCACCTGGGTATCCAACAGGCTGCCGATGGCGGTCAGCACACACGTACCGCCCTTGGCGGTGATGTTCACATAGCTGTCGATATCGGCACCTTTAAGTTCACCGACGGTGATGATCACCTTCTTGGCCATCAGACCGTGGGTGACTTCCGCAATGCCCATCAGCGCGGCTTCGATATCCGGATACACGTGAGTGGCACCGAATTTCAGAGCCTGG encodes:
- a CDS encoding NAD(P)H-dependent amine dehydrogenase family protein; translation: MIKRIARHPELELVGLHCYSPEKIGQDAGRIAGIGPIGVIATGSVDQIIAARPHCVTFHGVWPDVALYRRVLEAGINIVTTADWVTGHHRDNNHRFPDDRTESEILQAACLRGNSTFYGTGMNPGLAQILTIVHSADVADIQNVTCIESVDVSCHHSAPTWKNCGFGRSVDDPETPRLLELGTRVFEDGVRMMADCLGIALDEVRFSYQLGACTKDVDLGWYRLPAGSLGGAAFQYVGMVGGLPRVELHLEWQMTPHTMPHWDIQGCYITKIQGDPCIYSKHQILPKAGSDFSSPEAFASVGMTVTGMPALNAIRAVVDAPPGIITSADLPLRAFAGRFALPADSAPVSQRLRSSR